The Latilactobacillus sakei subsp. sakei DSM 20017 = JCM 1157 genome includes a window with the following:
- a CDS encoding Asp23/Gls24 family envelope stress response protein, with protein MAVKIKTQYGDIDITNNVIATVVGGAATDIYGIVGMASKNQIRDNLNEILNRENYNRGVVVRQEENGVAIDVYIICGYGIKISEVCRNVQSKVKYNLETMLGVSANSVNVYVQGVRVLED; from the coding sequence ATGGCTGTTAAAATTAAGACCCAATACGGCGATATCGATATTACGAATAATGTGATTGCCACTGTCGTTGGCGGTGCTGCAACTGATATTTATGGCATCGTTGGTATGGCAAGCAAGAATCAAATTCGTGACAATTTAAATGAAATTTTAAATCGTGAAAATTACAATCGGGGCGTTGTTGTTCGTCAAGAAGAAAATGGCGTGGCAATCGACGTTTATATTATTTGTGGTTATGGCATTAAGATCTCAGAAGTTTGCCGTAATGTTCAAAGTAAAGTGAAATATAATCTTGAAACAATGTTGGGTGTTAGTGCAAACTCAGTTAATGTCTATGTTCAAGGTGTACGTGTATTAGAAGACTAA
- the rpmB gene encoding 50S ribosomal protein L28, with amino-acid sequence MAKDVITGRKTSFGNKRSHALNASRRSWKPNLQKVRILVDGKPKRVWVSARALKSGKVTRV; translated from the coding sequence ATGGCAAAAGACGTTATTACCGGCCGTAAAACATCATTTGGCAACAAGCGTTCACACGCTTTGAACGCATCTCGTCGTTCTTGGAAGCCAAATTTACAAAAAGTACGTATCTTAGTTGATGGCAAACCTAAACGTGTTTGGGTTTCTGCTCGTGCTTTGAAATCAGGCAAAGTTACTCGTGTTTAA
- a CDS encoding thiamine diphosphokinase: MKRVNLLAGGPVDQWASELATITTVPGQWITADRGTLRLLQQGVTPTIAVGDFDSITPAEKEQVLAAVSDIRSVQAEKDETDTQLALSIAFEELQADRVVVYGATGGRIDHFLANLFMAVEERFRTVLNRIEMRDRQNTIQFYAPGTYELTKEADKKYLAFIPLVPTTDLNLVDEKYPLTHFDTKVPISWASNEFIGEKAHFNFKTGIVAVIQSKD, translated from the coding sequence ATGAAGCGCGTTAATTTATTGGCAGGTGGTCCAGTTGATCAGTGGGCATCGGAATTAGCAACAATCACAACCGTCCCAGGACAATGGATTACGGCCGATCGTGGGACGTTACGCTTATTACAACAAGGTGTGACACCTACGATTGCGGTCGGTGATTTTGATTCCATTACCCCGGCTGAAAAAGAACAGGTGCTAGCGGCGGTCAGTGATATTCGTTCGGTTCAAGCCGAAAAAGACGAAACAGATACGCAATTAGCGTTATCAATTGCCTTTGAAGAACTACAGGCTGACCGTGTGGTGGTCTACGGTGCGACTGGAGGCCGAATTGACCATTTCTTAGCCAATCTCTTTATGGCGGTCGAAGAACGCTTTAGAACGGTCCTCAATCGCATTGAGATGCGTGACCGACAAAATACGATTCAATTCTATGCGCCGGGGACGTATGAGCTGACAAAAGAGGCTGATAAAAAGTACCTCGCGTTTATCCCGCTCGTGCCAACGACGGATTTAAATTTAGTAGATGAGAAATATCCACTCACACATTTTGATACGAAGGTTCCAATCTCATGGGCCAGCAACGAATTCATCGGCGAAAAAGCGCATTTTAATTTTAAAACGGGCATCGTAGCGGTGATTCAAAGTAAGGATTAA
- the rpe gene encoding ribulose-phosphate 3-epimerase, with protein MTQIAPSILSADFMNLQRDVQNLEAAGADLLHIDIMDGMFVPNMSFGAQVVSGIRPLTQLGLDVHLMVEQPERYIEQFITAGSDLIMIHAEATEHLYRGLQMIKDAGVKAGVVINPGTPVSYIESVLPLVDQVLVMTVNPGFGGQKFIPAMLTKVAELASYREAHADADFTIEVDGGVNDQTIAACAKAGADVFVAGSYTFAGDLATRIETLKKAANEAR; from the coding sequence ATGACACAAATCGCACCTTCGATTTTAAGCGCAGATTTTATGAATTTACAACGGGATGTTCAAAATCTTGAGGCAGCAGGTGCCGACCTATTGCATATTGATATTATGGATGGCATGTTTGTGCCTAACATGTCTTTTGGCGCCCAAGTGGTCAGCGGTATTCGTCCGCTAACACAACTAGGCTTAGATGTTCATTTGATGGTTGAACAACCAGAACGCTACATTGAACAATTCATAACAGCTGGTTCTGATTTAATCATGATTCACGCAGAAGCAACAGAACATCTTTATCGTGGTCTTCAAATGATCAAAGATGCTGGTGTTAAAGCTGGGGTGGTCATCAATCCAGGGACGCCAGTGAGCTACATTGAATCTGTTTTACCATTGGTTGATCAAGTTTTAGTAATGACGGTTAATCCTGGTTTTGGTGGTCAAAAATTCATTCCAGCAATGTTAACGAAGGTCGCTGAATTAGCGTCTTATCGTGAAGCACACGCTGATGCTGATTTTACAATCGAAGTTGACGGTGGCGTTAACGACCAAACAATCGCAGCCTGTGCCAAAGCGGGCGCTGATGTCTTTGTAGCGGGTTCATACACATTTGCTGGTGATTTAGCAACACGAATTGAAACCCTTAAGAAGGCTGCTAATGAAGCGCGTTAA
- the rsgA gene encoding ribosome small subunit-dependent GTPase A: protein MQTGQIIRALSGFYDVQSEHKIYRTRARGNFRKRKITPLVGDFVEFESESQTESGYILEILDRKNEMIRPPVANIDQAVVIVSAVEPDFSLNLLDRFLIYLESLNIQGLVYLTKTDMISDEKYQEIKQYLDYYEKVGYPTFAPRTAFTPEIIQAIEDTFPDKTTVFTGQTGAGKSTLLNHIDPKLNLATAEISQSLNRGKHTTRHIELIPLNDGLVGDTPGFSSLGILNVTSETLVSRYPEFREIGQDCKFRTCQHVMEPKCAVKAAVDAGEIMQSRYTNYLQFRAELKDIRPVYKKSK from the coding sequence TTGCAGACCGGACAGATTATTCGTGCCCTCAGTGGGTTTTATGATGTACAAAGTGAGCACAAAATTTATCGAACACGGGCTCGAGGTAATTTTAGAAAACGGAAAATTACGCCATTGGTCGGCGATTTCGTTGAATTTGAAAGTGAAAGTCAAACAGAAAGCGGCTATATCTTAGAAATTTTAGACCGCAAAAATGAAATGATTCGACCACCAGTAGCGAATATCGATCAGGCAGTTGTCATTGTTTCGGCAGTCGAACCTGATTTTTCGTTAAACTTATTAGATCGTTTCTTGATTTATTTAGAAAGTTTGAATATTCAAGGCCTCGTTTATTTGACGAAAACCGATATGATTTCTGACGAAAAATATCAAGAGATTAAGCAATATTTGGATTACTATGAAAAAGTGGGTTATCCAACTTTTGCACCCAGAACGGCATTTACACCAGAGATTATTCAAGCGATTGAAGACACATTCCCTGATAAAACGACCGTCTTTACGGGACAAACAGGGGCTGGTAAATCAACATTGCTCAATCATATTGATCCTAAATTGAACTTAGCAACGGCTGAAATTTCACAAAGTTTAAACCGTGGGAAGCATACGACGCGCCATATCGAACTAATTCCATTGAATGATGGTTTGGTTGGCGATACACCAGGCTTTTCATCACTGGGTATTTTAAATGTGACGAGTGAAACTTTAGTGAGTCGTTATCCTGAATTTAGAGAAATTGGACAAGATTGTAAGTTTAGAACTTGCCAACATGTGATGGAACCTAAATGTGCGGTTAAAGCGGCCGTTGATGCTGGTGAAATTATGCAAAGTCGCTATACGAACTATTTGCAATTCCGGGCCGAATTAAAGGATATCCGGCCTGTTTATAAGAAATCAAAATAA
- the pknB gene encoding Stk1 family PASTA domain-containing Ser/Thr kinase produces the protein MMETGYAVAGRYKIIRPIGEGGMANVYLAQDLILDRQVAVKVLRLDLRNDPDTVRRFTREALATTELNHPNIVSIYDVGEENSMQYIIMEYIKGTDLKKYIVEHFPIPYQRVIDIMTQILSAVQNAHAHNIIHRDLKPQNILVDEDGNVKISDFGIAIALSETAMTQTNTLLGSVHYLSPEQARGSMATKRSDIYSLGIVLYELLTGMVPFEGESAVSIAIKHFQDEVPPVRNYDPRIPQALENVVLKATAKDPDERYSGVDAMMADLATSLSASRAHEPKFVPSKADDLSETKVIPALDPEGITQTNNDEEQVKEAEPTQKKVKKPAKSKRKWWLLGGGVVLLLLLATVIAFAVQGSEVTVPDLTDMTQQNAESALTDKKLKVGTVQKTTSQKYSKGHVIRTTPKAGLSVKSRSTVNLIVSSGRQKYKIKDYTNQAYSDVRDALKDKGLKVKRKYQSSSEVSPGLIIDQSIAAGKRVVPSKTTITLTVSSGKPGFALHNLSNYTKQGIQDYAAQNGLTVVFSEEYSSSISEGMVISQSPASGTMVQEGDSVSVILSKGEQPTEHHSIVTSSSNSVIESSAPESSQSSESSASESESESESESESESASESISSSASQSSQSSVQSK, from the coding sequence ATGATGGAAACAGGGTACGCTGTAGCGGGGCGTTATAAGATTATTCGCCCCATCGGTGAAGGTGGCATGGCTAATGTTTATTTGGCGCAGGATCTAATTTTAGATCGGCAAGTGGCAGTTAAAGTTTTACGATTAGATCTCCGAAATGATCCGGATACAGTCCGACGGTTTACGCGAGAAGCGTTGGCAACGACTGAATTAAATCATCCGAATATTGTTAGTATTTACGATGTTGGTGAAGAAAACAGTATGCAATACATCATTATGGAATATATTAAGGGCACCGATCTTAAGAAATATATCGTGGAACACTTTCCAATTCCTTATCAACGCGTAATTGATATTATGACGCAGATTTTATCTGCGGTTCAAAACGCACATGCGCATAATATTATTCATCGGGATTTAAAACCACAAAATATTTTGGTTGATGAAGACGGCAACGTTAAGATTAGTGACTTTGGGATTGCGATTGCGCTCAGCGAAACGGCGATGACTCAGACCAATACGTTGTTGGGGTCTGTTCATTATCTCTCACCGGAACAGGCAAGAGGTTCGATGGCGACGAAACGGTCTGATATTTACTCGTTAGGAATTGTGCTTTATGAGTTATTGACGGGGATGGTGCCTTTTGAAGGCGAGTCCGCTGTTTCAATTGCGATTAAGCATTTCCAAGATGAAGTCCCACCAGTACGCAACTATGATCCACGTATTCCGCAAGCCTTGGAAAATGTCGTTTTAAAAGCGACTGCCAAGGATCCGGATGAACGCTATAGTGGTGTTGATGCAATGATGGCTGACTTAGCAACTTCTTTATCAGCTAGTCGTGCGCACGAACCTAAATTTGTGCCATCAAAAGCGGATGATTTGAGTGAGACTAAGGTGATTCCCGCACTAGATCCAGAAGGCATTACGCAAACCAACAATGATGAGGAACAAGTTAAAGAAGCGGAACCAACTCAGAAAAAGGTTAAAAAGCCAGCTAAGTCTAAACGTAAGTGGTGGCTACTAGGTGGCGGTGTTGTTTTATTGCTGTTATTAGCAACGGTGATTGCTTTTGCAGTTCAGGGGAGCGAAGTAACCGTCCCTGATTTAACGGATATGACACAACAAAATGCGGAATCTGCTTTGACCGATAAAAAACTGAAGGTCGGCACGGTTCAAAAAACAACGAGTCAGAAATACAGTAAGGGCCACGTCATTCGAACAACGCCTAAAGCGGGCCTGAGTGTAAAATCAAGAAGTACGGTTAATTTAATTGTCAGTTCAGGACGCCAAAAGTATAAGATTAAAGACTATACGAACCAAGCATATAGTGATGTTCGGGATGCTTTGAAGGATAAAGGCTTGAAAGTTAAACGGAAATACCAAAGTTCATCTGAAGTGAGTCCTGGGTTGATTATCGATCAAAGTATTGCGGCTGGCAAAAGGGTCGTTCCAAGTAAAACGACGATTACCTTAACAGTCAGCAGCGGCAAACCTGGTTTTGCATTGCATAATCTAAGCAACTATACAAAGCAAGGGATTCAAGACTATGCTGCACAAAATGGTTTAACGGTCGTATTCTCTGAAGAATATTCATCAAGTATTTCTGAAGGAATGGTAATCAGTCAATCGCCTGCAAGTGGTACAATGGTTCAAGAAGGTGATAGCGTAAGCGTTATCCTTTCAAAAGGCGAGCAACCAACTGAACATCATTCTATTGTGACGTCGAGTTCAAATTCAGTTATCGAGTCGAGTGCGCCTGAATCAAGTCAATCGAGTGAAAGTAGCGCGAGTGAGTCAGAGAGCGAATCAGAGAGTGAATCGGAAAGCGAATCAGCAAGTGAATCGATCAGTAGTTCAGCTAGTCAAAGTAGTCAATCGAGCGTTCAATCAAAGTAA
- a CDS encoding Stp1/IreP family PP2C-type Ser/Thr phosphatase — translation MEVAYQTDVGQQRQNNQDYVGFYTNQRGVQFAIVADGMGGHLGGDVASEMAVSHIGHEFEKTDDTDIEAMVKWLIFELQRENQHILAKANQYDDLSGMGTTLVAVLISGTHYLVANIGDSRVYRLRRNTLRQLTEDHSLVNELVKQGELTAEAAKHHPQKNIITRTLGVSQEVDADVTIYEFEPDDYLLLCTDGLTNMVDDDQLQQTLMAEMTLEEKCAALIQKANEAGGMDNITALILHHEGEVPTP, via the coding sequence ATGGAAGTTGCATATCAAACAGATGTCGGTCAACAGCGACAGAATAATCAAGATTATGTTGGTTTTTATACTAATCAACGCGGTGTTCAATTTGCAATTGTTGCCGATGGAATGGGCGGTCATTTAGGGGGCGACGTGGCCTCTGAAATGGCTGTTTCCCATATCGGACATGAATTTGAAAAAACAGATGATACTGATATTGAAGCGATGGTTAAGTGGTTGATTTTTGAATTACAAAGAGAAAACCAACATATTTTAGCCAAAGCGAATCAATATGACGATTTATCGGGGATGGGCACGACCTTAGTGGCAGTCTTAATTTCCGGGACGCACTATTTAGTCGCTAATATCGGCGATAGCCGCGTTTACCGTCTCAGACGCAATACGTTACGTCAATTAACGGAAGACCACTCATTGGTCAATGAACTGGTTAAGCAAGGGGAATTAACGGCAGAAGCCGCTAAGCATCATCCTCAAAAGAATATCATCACGCGCACACTGGGTGTTTCTCAAGAGGTTGATGCAGATGTGACGATTTATGAATTCGAACCAGATGACTACTTACTTTTATGTACAGATGGGTTGACCAATATGGTCGATGACGATCAATTGCAACAAACCTTGATGGCAGAGATGACGCTGGAAGAAAAATGTGCCGCCTTAATCCAAAAAGCGAACGAAGCTGGCGGCATGGATAACATTACGGCACTCATCTTACATCACGAAGGTGAGGTGCCTACGCCATGA
- the rsmB gene encoding 16S rRNA (cytosine(967)-C(5))-methyltransferase RsmB: protein MPNKTPRYLAVEILTAIAKQNSYSNLALDQVINKNRLNPQDAGFLTQLVYGVIQHEYTLDYYLAPFIQKPKKMDNWVRQVLRTAVYQQVYLDRVPEHAIFYEATEIAKKMGHAGVAKLVTAILRQLQRSGLPDLNAIADPIERLSVQYSVPQWLVAKLQADLGDDKLESLLATINQPANASLRVNTRVNTVDAVLAELQPQFNDLQPSQIAKVGLVAQGGHLASGTLFEAGDYTIQDESSMLVAPSLDIQPGDQVLDACAAPGGKTTHMATYLDAQQGGQITALDIHDHKVRLIEQNAKRLHVEDVVSAQALDARKVGEQFGEAHFDKILVDAPCSGLGLMRRKPEIKYSRQPADLMNLQRIQLAILDAVAPTLKVGGRLTYSTCTIVPEENQQVVAAFIANHPEFEIEPVPLELPLAQNQASPFVQIYPDDYQTDGFFIACLKRRA from the coding sequence ATGCCGAATAAGACACCGCGCTACTTAGCTGTTGAAATATTGACGGCAATTGCCAAACAAAATAGTTATTCAAACTTGGCATTAGACCAAGTGATCAATAAGAATCGATTAAACCCACAAGATGCTGGCTTTTTAACGCAGCTTGTTTACGGTGTTATTCAGCATGAATACACGTTGGATTATTATTTAGCACCTTTCATTCAAAAGCCGAAGAAAATGGACAACTGGGTTCGCCAAGTTCTCAGAACAGCGGTTTATCAACAAGTTTATTTGGATCGCGTGCCAGAACATGCTATTTTTTACGAAGCAACTGAAATTGCTAAAAAAATGGGGCATGCGGGGGTTGCTAAGCTCGTGACGGCGATTTTGCGGCAGTTACAACGCAGTGGTTTACCGGATCTCAATGCGATTGCTGATCCAATTGAACGTCTTAGCGTGCAATACAGCGTGCCGCAATGGTTGGTGGCAAAACTGCAAGCTGATTTAGGGGATGATAAACTCGAATCATTGCTCGCAACAATTAACCAACCAGCCAACGCTTCATTGCGAGTTAATACGCGGGTCAATACGGTTGATGCCGTATTGGCTGAGTTACAACCGCAGTTTAATGACCTCCAACCGAGTCAGATTGCTAAGGTTGGCTTAGTCGCACAAGGCGGTCATTTGGCCAGTGGTACGTTATTTGAAGCGGGCGATTATACGATTCAAGATGAAAGTTCAATGTTAGTCGCACCTAGTTTAGATATTCAACCAGGGGACCAAGTATTAGACGCTTGTGCCGCACCTGGTGGCAAGACAACGCATATGGCAACTTATTTGGATGCGCAACAAGGCGGTCAAATCACGGCCTTAGACATTCATGACCATAAAGTGCGTTTGATTGAACAAAATGCGAAGCGGCTCCATGTTGAAGATGTTGTTAGCGCTCAAGCACTAGACGCACGTAAAGTGGGCGAACAGTTTGGTGAGGCACATTTCGATAAAATTCTAGTCGATGCACCTTGTTCTGGGTTAGGGTTAATGCGCCGGAAACCAGAAATTAAATATAGCCGCCAACCAGCGGACTTGATGAATCTACAACGAATCCAATTAGCAATTCTAGATGCCGTGGCGCCTACTTTGAAAGTCGGCGGACGCCTAACTTATAGTACGTGCACGATTGTTCCGGAAGAAAATCAACAAGTGGTGGCGGCCTTCATTGCTAACCATCCGGAGTTTGAAATTGAACCAGTACCACTTGAATTACCATTAGCGCAGAATCAAGCAAGTCCTTTTGTCCAAATCTATCCAGATGATTACCAAACAGACGGCTTTTTCATCGCTTGTTTGAAACGACGGGCATAA
- the fmt gene encoding methionyl-tRNA formyltransferase, with protein MTSIVFMGTPQFSVPILEALVANDYQILAVVTQPDRKVGRKQVLQQTPVKEAAVRLNLPVFQPEKLSGSPELADVIALQPDLIVTAAYGQFLPTKLLEAAKIAAINVHGSLLPKYRGGAPIQYAVLNGDSEIGITIMHMAKKMDAGDMIEQASIPIEATDDTGSLFDKLSYVGRDLLLKTLPGIIAQTAPRTPQDEVQVTFAYNITKEQEQLDINQPAEQLVNQIRALRPQPGAWLAVNGQRTKIWQATVAETTTDQAAGVVVALNKKDFELAAGNGTVLKITEIQPAGKAKMPVQSYLNGVGKQLAVGQQVVVQDAE; from the coding sequence ATGACATCCATCGTATTTATGGGAACACCCCAATTTTCAGTACCAATTTTAGAAGCCCTTGTGGCAAACGACTACCAAATCTTGGCAGTTGTGACACAACCGGATCGGAAAGTCGGTCGTAAACAAGTGTTGCAACAAACACCTGTTAAAGAAGCTGCGGTTCGACTAAATCTACCAGTATTCCAACCAGAAAAACTGAGTGGTAGCCCTGAACTGGCTGACGTAATTGCCTTACAACCGGATTTAATTGTAACGGCAGCTTACGGTCAATTCTTACCAACAAAATTATTAGAAGCCGCTAAAATCGCTGCGATTAATGTTCATGGCTCATTATTGCCTAAATACCGTGGTGGCGCCCCAATTCAATACGCCGTTTTAAATGGCGACTCAGAAATCGGGATTACTATCATGCATATGGCTAAGAAAATGGATGCCGGCGATATGATTGAACAAGCCAGTATTCCAATTGAAGCCACAGACGATACCGGTAGTTTATTCGATAAGTTAAGCTATGTTGGTCGGGATCTTTTACTAAAGACTTTACCTGGGATTATTGCACAAACAGCCCCTCGGACACCGCAAGATGAAGTGCAAGTGACCTTTGCGTATAACATTACTAAGGAACAAGAACAATTAGACATCAACCAACCTGCTGAACAGTTGGTTAACCAAATTCGCGCTTTACGGCCTCAACCAGGAGCTTGGTTAGCCGTTAATGGCCAACGGACTAAGATTTGGCAAGCGACAGTTGCAGAAACAACAACTGATCAAGCAGCCGGCGTAGTTGTCGCGCTAAATAAAAAAGATTTCGAATTAGCGGCCGGTAACGGGACTGTTTTAAAAATCACTGAAATTCAACCGGCCGGTAAAGCCAAGATGCCAGTGCAATCTTATTTAAATGGGGTTGGCAAGCAACTAGCAGTCGGTCAACAAGTGGTGGTGCAAGATGCCGAATAA
- the priA gene encoding primosomal protein N', whose protein sequence is MPQIAKVIVDVPTMQTNRPYDYQVPVTLVDVIQPGMRVIIPFGNGDRKIQGFVLQVLDQPSFTGQLKAIEAVVDLTPAVNPELLSLSDWLAQQTYAFQITCLQTMLPSVMRAKYTKTATLIDEIPADLQASLFNGNDELTFDQNLAPDKLKQLMQLQRQGKISVTYHVDNRAQVKQLTAIEPALSFEQLEEARMGLRKSAQKQSQLISYLQTLIDQEAPTLLKTILEKTTFTRENIRIGAEKGWLRQVKVEAYRNPYANAVQPTHKMTLTSEQKTAVDAVVQSASTDASEVFLIEGVTGSGKTEVYLQTIDAVLQQGKTALMLVPEIALTPQMVQRVKGRFGDLVAVLHSGLSEGEKYDEWRRIERKEARVVVGARSAIFAPLEDIGVIIMDEEHEASYKQDESPRYHARDVAIWRSQYHHCPVILGSATPSLESRARAQKDVYHLIRLTQRVNQQALPAVELVDMREAMKVQKASNFSPALLAGIKERLQKGEQSVLLLNRRGFSSFIMCRDCGFVLQCPNCDISLTLHMDTHSMKCHYCGHEEAIPRICPSCQSRQIRYFGTGTQKVEAELQELIPEARILRMDVDTTRKKGAHAKLLKKFGDHEADILLGTQMIAKGLDFPDVTLVGVINADTALGLPDFRASERTFQLLTQVSGRAGRADKVGQVIVQSYNPENYAIQFAKQHDYEGFYQYEMAVRHRGGYPPYYFTVKVTVSHPEEALAAKKSFQIAKQMRPILSDQALILGPTPKSIARINNRYFYQIVIKYKQEPQLQAKLAEILETTQIDTRHGFKIGLDNEPLQFT, encoded by the coding sequence ATGCCACAGATTGCTAAAGTAATCGTTGATGTGCCGACAATGCAAACTAATCGGCCATATGATTATCAGGTACCGGTCACTTTAGTTGATGTCATTCAACCTGGGATGCGGGTTATTATTCCGTTTGGAAATGGTGATCGTAAGATTCAGGGCTTTGTCTTGCAAGTTTTAGACCAGCCAAGCTTTACGGGCCAATTAAAGGCAATCGAGGCAGTTGTTGATTTAACGCCAGCGGTTAACCCTGAATTACTATCACTTTCAGATTGGTTAGCACAACAGACGTACGCTTTTCAGATCACGTGTCTGCAGACGATGTTACCCAGTGTGATGCGGGCTAAATATACGAAAACTGCGACGTTAATTGATGAAATTCCAGCGGACTTACAGGCCAGTCTGTTCAATGGCAATGACGAGTTGACTTTTGATCAGAATCTAGCGCCTGATAAGTTAAAACAACTCATGCAATTGCAGCGCCAAGGTAAAATTAGCGTCACTTATCACGTTGATAACCGGGCACAAGTTAAGCAATTAACGGCGATTGAGCCCGCACTGAGTTTTGAACAATTGGAAGAAGCACGGATGGGTTTACGAAAGTCAGCCCAGAAGCAAAGCCAATTAATCAGTTATCTGCAAACGCTGATTGATCAAGAGGCACCAACTTTATTAAAAACGATTTTAGAAAAAACAACTTTTACGCGGGAAAATATTCGAATCGGTGCGGAAAAAGGCTGGTTACGCCAAGTTAAGGTGGAAGCTTACCGGAATCCGTACGCTAATGCTGTTCAACCAACCCACAAAATGACGCTAACGAGCGAACAAAAAACCGCAGTTGATGCGGTCGTTCAATCCGCATCAACGGATGCCTCAGAAGTATTCTTAATTGAAGGTGTCACCGGCAGTGGGAAGACCGAAGTTTATTTACAAACAATTGATGCGGTCTTGCAACAAGGCAAGACCGCACTGATGTTAGTCCCTGAAATTGCTTTGACGCCGCAGATGGTGCAACGCGTGAAGGGCCGCTTTGGTGATTTAGTTGCTGTGTTACATAGTGGCTTGTCTGAAGGTGAGAAATACGACGAATGGCGGCGCATTGAACGCAAAGAAGCGCGCGTGGTCGTCGGTGCCCGCTCAGCCATTTTTGCGCCACTTGAAGATATTGGCGTGATTATTATGGATGAAGAACATGAAGCCAGTTATAAACAAGACGAAAGTCCGCGTTATCATGCACGCGACGTTGCGATTTGGCGGAGTCAGTATCATCACTGCCCCGTCATTTTAGGCAGCGCCACGCCATCGTTAGAATCCCGCGCTCGGGCGCAAAAAGATGTCTACCATCTGATTCGCCTGACGCAACGGGTGAACCAACAAGCCTTACCAGCTGTTGAACTAGTTGATATGCGCGAAGCGATGAAGGTTCAAAAAGCCAGCAACTTTTCACCGGCGTTATTAGCCGGCATCAAAGAACGGCTGCAAAAGGGCGAACAAAGTGTGTTACTCCTAAATCGTCGCGGTTTTTCATCATTTATCATGTGTCGGGATTGCGGGTTTGTCTTGCAGTGTCCCAACTGTGATATTTCGTTGACGTTACACATGGATACGCATTCGATGAAATGCCATTATTGTGGGCACGAAGAAGCCATTCCTAGGATTTGCCCTAGCTGTCAGAGTCGCCAAATTCGTTATTTTGGGACTGGCACGCAAAAAGTCGAAGCTGAATTACAAGAATTAATCCCTGAAGCACGGATTTTGCGGATGGACGTTGATACGACTCGGAAAAAAGGCGCGCATGCTAAATTATTGAAAAAATTTGGTGATCACGAAGCTGATATCTTATTAGGGACGCAGATGATTGCCAAAGGCTTAGATTTCCCAGATGTAACGTTAGTCGGGGTGATCAACGCTGATACAGCTTTGGGTTTACCGGATTTTCGGGCGAGTGAGCGGACTTTCCAATTATTAACGCAGGTTAGTGGTCGTGCGGGTCGTGCGGATAAGGTGGGGCAAGTGATTGTTCAATCTTATAATCCCGAGAATTACGCGATTCAATTTGCTAAACAGCACGATTATGAAGGATTTTATCAATATGAAATGGCGGTGCGCCACCGTGGCGGCTATCCGCCTTATTACTTTACGGTGAAGGTGACGGTTAGCCACCCTGAAGAAGCACTTGCCGCAAAGAAGAGTTTTCAAATTGCCAAACAGATGCGACCGATTTTATCCGACCAAGCACTGATTCTCGGGCCCACCCCGAAATCAATTGCGCGGATTAATAATCGTTATTTTTACCAAATTGTGATTAAATATAAACAGGAACCACAACTTCAGGCTAAATTAGCCGAAATACTAGAGACCACCCAAATCGATACTCGTCACGGGTTTAAGATTGGGCTGGATAATGAACCTCTACAATTTACTTAA